In Acidovorax sp. 106, the following proteins share a genomic window:
- a CDS encoding DsbA family protein, with protein sequence MPSMPTITVTYLFDPLCGWCYAAAPALKYLQGVEGIDVALAPTGLFAGAGARPMDAEFAAYAWANDQRIQQLTGQPFTQAYRDHILGAANGRFDSGPATLALTAVAQTAPTRELDALHALQHARYVEGRDNTDPAVIAEVLNALGLQAAASRLHEPDDALRAALLERVAAARATMQLLGAQGVPQLVVTGQGGALQLLGGDALLGPREQLQALVRAAAA encoded by the coding sequence ATGCCATCCATGCCCACCATCACGGTGACCTATCTGTTCGACCCCCTGTGTGGCTGGTGCTATGCCGCTGCACCTGCGCTCAAGTACCTGCAGGGCGTGGAGGGCATCGATGTGGCACTCGCACCCACCGGCCTGTTTGCGGGCGCCGGGGCGCGGCCCATGGATGCGGAATTTGCCGCCTACGCCTGGGCCAACGACCAGCGCATACAGCAGCTCACGGGCCAGCCCTTCACGCAGGCCTACCGCGATCACATCCTGGGTGCTGCCAACGGCCGTTTTGATTCCGGCCCCGCCACGCTGGCCCTGACCGCCGTGGCCCAGACCGCGCCCACACGCGAGCTGGATGCGCTGCACGCCCTGCAGCATGCCCGCTATGTGGAAGGCCGCGACAACACCGATCCTGCTGTGATCGCTGAAGTGTTGAATGCACTGGGCCTGCAGGCTGCTGCTTCCCGGCTGCACGAGCCCGATGACGCCTTGCGCGCAGCCTTGCTGGAGCGTGTGGCCGCCGCCCGCGCCACCATGCAGTTGCTGGGGGCCCAAGGCGTGCCGCAACTGGTGGTTACAGGGCAGGGCGGGGCGCTGCAGCTGCTGGGCGGCGATGCGCTTCTGGGGCCGCGCGAGCAATTGCAGGCGCTGGTGCGGGCGGCTGCGGCTTGA
- a CDS encoding MBL fold metallo-hydrolase, translating to MFRTTLIAATLSLAFAGAQAAQPLQVKVYNADGNSFNVNSTLVYGEKEAMVIDAGFTRADALRIAANVLDSGKELKTIYVSQADPDYYFGVETIKEIFPKAEVVTTPAVLEKINAKLAGKLGFWGPKMGANAPRTPVLPKALSGNTLTVDGQTVEIRGTTGALAHRPYAWIPSIKAVVGNIGVFGTNMHVWTADTQTVAERSAWVAQLDEMAALQPTVVVPGHMPAGTALDASNVTYTKGYLQAFEKNAAATKTSAELIDAMKKAYPAAPMGLSLDIGAKVNKGEMKW from the coding sequence ATGTTCCGCACCACCCTCATCGCCGCCACCCTGTCCCTGGCCTTTGCTGGCGCCCAGGCCGCCCAGCCCCTGCAAGTCAAGGTCTACAACGCCGATGGCAACAGCTTCAACGTCAACTCCACCCTGGTCTACGGCGAGAAAGAAGCCATGGTCATTGACGCAGGCTTTACCCGTGCCGACGCACTGCGCATCGCTGCCAACGTGCTCGACAGCGGCAAGGAACTCAAGACCATCTACGTGAGCCAGGCCGACCCTGATTACTACTTTGGCGTGGAGACCATCAAGGAAATCTTCCCCAAGGCCGAGGTGGTGACCACCCCCGCCGTGCTGGAAAAGATCAACGCCAAGCTCGCAGGCAAGCTCGGCTTCTGGGGCCCCAAGATGGGCGCCAATGCACCACGCACGCCCGTGCTGCCCAAGGCCCTGAGCGGCAACACCCTCACGGTGGACGGCCAGACGGTGGAAATCCGTGGCACCACGGGCGCCCTGGCGCACCGCCCCTACGCCTGGATTCCATCGATCAAGGCCGTGGTGGGCAACATCGGCGTGTTTGGCACCAACATGCATGTGTGGACAGCCGACACCCAGACCGTGGCCGAGCGCAGCGCCTGGGTGGCACAGCTGGACGAAATGGCCGCCCTGCAGCCCACCGTGGTGGTGCCCGGCCACATGCCCGCAGGCACGGCGCTGGACGCAAGCAACGTGACCTACACCAAGGGCTACCTGCAAGCGTTTGAGAAGAATGCCGCCGCGACCAAGACCAGCGCCGAACTCATCGACGCGATGAAAAAGGCCTACCCCGCCGCCCCCATGGGCCTGTCGCTGGACATCGGCGCCAAGGTGAACAAGGGCGAGATGAAGTGGTAA
- a CDS encoding LysR family transcriptional regulator: MDRLTAMRVFAEVATSGSFSATADTLDMSRAMVTRYVGEMEQWLQARLLQRTTRSVTLTDAGELALRRCQQMLALTQDLEEETATTAEGELRGQLRLTCSVSFAFAQLGAAIADFLAQHPQLKIDLDASEGSLNLVERRIDLAIRISAEPDPLLIGRPLAQCTSALVASPTYLAAHGTPQQPADLAQHRCLSYANFGKSVWQLTQGDVVERVGVSGHFSANEATTLMRAALAGGGIALQPTYLVNPHLHNGELQAVLPGWGLPVMTIYALYPSRRHLSPAVRALLDFLVERFEGVPW; this comes from the coding sequence ATGGACCGACTGACCGCCATGCGCGTATTTGCCGAAGTAGCCACCAGCGGCAGCTTCAGCGCCACGGCCGACACGCTCGACATGTCGCGCGCCATGGTCACGCGCTATGTGGGCGAGATGGAGCAGTGGCTGCAGGCCCGCCTGCTGCAGCGCACCACCCGCAGCGTGACACTGACCGACGCGGGCGAGCTGGCTCTGCGCCGCTGCCAGCAGATGTTGGCGCTGACCCAAGACCTGGAAGAAGAGACCGCCACCACGGCCGAGGGGGAGCTGCGCGGCCAGTTGCGGCTGACCTGCAGTGTGTCGTTTGCGTTTGCGCAACTGGGTGCGGCGATTGCCGACTTTCTGGCCCAGCACCCGCAGCTCAAGATTGATCTGGATGCCAGCGAAGGCTCGCTGAACCTGGTGGAGCGGCGCATCGACTTGGCCATCCGCATCAGCGCCGAGCCCGATCCACTCCTCATCGGTCGACCGCTGGCGCAGTGCACATCGGCCCTGGTCGCATCGCCCACCTACCTGGCCGCGCACGGCACGCCGCAGCAGCCCGCCGACTTGGCCCAGCACCGCTGCCTGAGCTATGCCAACTTTGGCAAAAGCGTGTGGCAGCTTACGCAGGGTGATGTGGTGGAGCGGGTAGGCGTGTCAGGCCACTTCAGCGCCAACGAGGCCACCACACTGATGCGTGCGGCGCTGGCGGGCGGCGGCATTGCGCTGCAGCCCACTTACCTCGTCAACCCGCACCTGCACAACGGCGAGCTGCAGGCGGTGCTGCCAGGGTGGGGTTTGCCGGTGATGACGATCTATGCGCTGTACCCATCGCGCAGGCACTTGTCGCCCGCCGTGCGGGCGCTGCTGGATTTTTTGGTGGAGCGGTTTGAAGGGGTGCCGTGGTAG
- a CDS encoding tripartite tricarboxylate transporter substrate binding protein, with product MPANYFALNRRHALAAAAGALMALSIAAPAAAQTFPAKPITFVVPFAAGSATDQLARAVGQSITNDTKQAVVVDNKAGASGMIAAAAVAKAAPDGYTLLITTNTTHAANEHLYKKLSYDPVKDFAPITGLGKGGQVLVVNPASPHKSVGDLVAFAKKNPGKLTFGSGSASSRVAGEMFKQLAGVDILHVPYKSNPFAITDLLAGQIDLMITDTSTGMPQISAGKLRALGYSTQKRSPQLPEVPTIDEAGVKGYDMGYWFAAYAPAGTPAAVVNRLNELMQAATKSATAKSFFDMSGSEAWTTTPADLAKFQAAETLKWGKVIKAAGIEAE from the coding sequence ATGCCCGCTAACTACTTTGCCTTGAACCGACGCCACGCCCTGGCTGCAGCCGCTGGGGCCCTGATGGCCTTGTCCATCGCTGCACCCGCTGCCGCGCAAACCTTTCCGGCCAAGCCCATCACCTTCGTGGTGCCCTTTGCCGCAGGCAGCGCCACCGACCAGCTCGCGCGGGCTGTGGGCCAGTCCATCACCAACGACACCAAGCAGGCCGTGGTGGTCGACAACAAGGCCGGTGCCAGCGGCATGATTGCCGCCGCCGCCGTGGCCAAGGCCGCGCCTGACGGCTACACCCTCCTCATCACCACCAACACCACCCACGCCGCCAACGAGCACCTGTACAAAAAGCTCTCTTACGACCCAGTGAAAGACTTTGCGCCCATCACCGGCCTGGGCAAGGGCGGGCAGGTGCTGGTGGTCAACCCCGCATCGCCGCACAAGAGCGTGGGCGACCTCGTGGCCTTTGCCAAGAAGAACCCCGGCAAGCTCACCTTTGGCAGCGGCAGTGCTTCGAGCCGCGTGGCGGGCGAGATGTTCAAGCAACTCGCAGGCGTGGACATCCTGCACGTGCCGTACAAGAGCAACCCCTTTGCCATCACCGACCTGCTGGCCGGGCAGATCGATTTGATGATCACCGACACCTCCACCGGCATGCCGCAAATCAGCGCGGGCAAGCTGCGGGCGCTGGGCTACTCCACCCAAAAGCGCAGCCCCCAGCTGCCTGAGGTGCCCACCATCGACGAAGCCGGTGTGAAGGGCTACGACATGGGCTACTGGTTTGCCGCCTACGCCCCCGCAGGCACGCCCGCCGCTGTGGTCAACCGCCTCAACGAGCTGATGCAAGCTGCCACCAAGAGCGCCACGGCCAAGTCGTTCTTCGACATGTCTGGCTCCGAGGCCTGGACCACCACGCCCGCAGACCTGGCCAAGTTCCAGGCGGCCGAGACCCTGAAGTGGGGCAAGGTGATCAAGGCCGCTGGCATTGAGGCGGAATGA
- a CDS encoding acyclic terpene utilization AtuA family protein, producing the protein MSQHIPHLRIGCAAGFSGDRTDAAAPVVQALIASGQSGVLIFETLAERTLALAQLARRTQPDAGYEPLLVDLLQPVLAECLAHGVRIVSNFGAANPAGAARRIHQLAAELGLRAPRIAVVQGDDLSGLQHRALLERALGPAMPTEPIVSANAYIGAQAIADALRAGADIVVCGRVADPSLVLGPAMAHYGWAADDWDRLARATMAGHLLECGAQVTGGYFADPGYKDVPGLATLGYPIAEIDPDGHCTITKPAGTGGCINERTVKEQLLYELHDPAAYLTPDVVADITAAQVLPVGPDAVRLEGVRGHSQPPTLKVNVCFESGWFAEGEISYAGPRAEARARLAGQVLRERLQGLGPVRVDLIGVTSVLGDDASTWLDAPAADMDATRDVRLRVALQHRDHASAQRLVREVTALYTCGPAGGGGVRTAMRPRLGTVSCVVPRSAVVTGYQMWNEGGLQ; encoded by the coding sequence ATGTCACAACACATTCCCCACCTGCGCATTGGCTGCGCGGCAGGCTTTTCGGGCGACCGCACCGATGCCGCCGCGCCCGTGGTGCAGGCCCTCATCGCCAGCGGCCAGAGCGGCGTGCTGATTTTTGAAACCCTGGCCGAGCGCACCCTGGCACTGGCCCAGCTGGCACGCCGCACCCAGCCCGATGCAGGCTACGAGCCGCTGCTGGTGGACCTGCTGCAGCCCGTGCTGGCCGAATGCCTGGCGCACGGCGTGCGCATCGTCAGCAACTTTGGCGCTGCCAACCCTGCGGGCGCGGCACGCCGCATCCACCAACTGGCGGCCGAGCTGGGCCTGCGCGCACCGCGCATTGCGGTGGTGCAGGGTGACGACCTGAGCGGCCTCCAGCACCGTGCCTTGCTCGAGCGTGCCCTGGGCCCCGCCATGCCCACCGAGCCCATCGTCAGCGCCAACGCCTACATCGGCGCACAGGCCATTGCCGATGCGCTGCGCGCCGGGGCCGACATCGTGGTCTGCGGCCGCGTGGCCGACCCCTCGCTGGTGCTGGGCCCGGCCATGGCGCATTACGGCTGGGCGGCAGACGACTGGGACCGCCTGGCCCGCGCCACCATGGCGGGCCATCTGCTGGAATGCGGCGCGCAAGTCACCGGCGGCTACTTTGCCGACCCCGGCTACAAAGATGTGCCCGGCTTGGCCACCCTGGGCTACCCCATTGCCGAGATCGACCCCGACGGCCACTGCACCATCACCAAGCCCGCAGGCACGGGCGGCTGCATCAACGAGCGCACCGTGAAGGAGCAGCTGCTGTACGAGTTGCACGACCCAGCGGCCTACCTGACCCCTGATGTGGTGGCCGACATCACCGCCGCGCAGGTGCTGCCCGTGGGGCCTGACGCGGTGCGGCTGGAAGGTGTGCGCGGCCACTCGCAGCCGCCCACGCTCAAAGTGAATGTGTGCTTTGAATCCGGCTGGTTTGCCGAAGGCGAAATCTCTTACGCAGGCCCCCGCGCCGAGGCCCGCGCCCGCTTGGCAGGGCAGGTGTTGCGCGAGCGGCTGCAGGGCCTGGGCCCAGTGCGCGTGGATTTGATTGGCGTGACCAGTGTGCTTGGCGACGACGCCAGCACCTGGCTGGATGCGCCCGCTGCAGACATGGATGCCACCCGCGATGTGCGCTTGCGCGTGGCCCTGCAGCACCGCGACCACGCCAGCGCCCAGCGCCTGGTGCGCGAGGTGACGGCGCTGTACACCTGCGGCCCCGCAGGCGGCGGCGGCGTGCGCACCGCCATGCGCCCGCGCCTGGGCACCGTGTCGTGCGTGGTGCCGCGCAGTGCCGTGGTCACCGGCTACCAGATGTGGAATGAAGGAGGCCTGCAATGA
- a CDS encoding LysR family transcriptional regulator — protein MNENPALSARQLDAFVALAEHRSFTRAAVQCHLSQPAFSALIKALEDALGARLFDRSTRHVDLTPEGVNFLESAHRIRAEMQAAVAALRDAVTLQRGRVAVALLPSLAAGWLPQVLASYQQAHPGIAVDIADVLSEPCIDRVANGTADFALAAIRADTPALQAEPFCSDAFYLVCPERHPLARRRKPLTVADLAGYPFIHLARNSSVRQYLEAAFRPQAMHTLMEVEQLATVTGMVRAGLGISVVPALTLFHFQQPGVVTRPLPLPGLQRQIYLVRRRDQSLSAAAQSLYEWVVARKPRLA, from the coding sequence ATGAATGAGAACCCCGCGCTTTCCGCCCGCCAGCTCGATGCCTTTGTGGCGCTGGCAGAGCACCGCAGCTTTACCCGCGCTGCCGTGCAATGCCATCTGTCGCAGCCCGCGTTCAGCGCGCTGATCAAGGCGCTGGAAGACGCGCTGGGCGCGCGCCTGTTTGACCGCAGCACGCGGCATGTGGACCTGACGCCCGAGGGGGTGAACTTTCTCGAATCCGCCCACCGCATTCGCGCCGAAATGCAGGCCGCCGTGGCCGCGCTGCGCGATGCCGTGACGCTGCAACGCGGTCGCGTGGCAGTGGCCTTACTGCCATCACTGGCGGCGGGCTGGCTGCCGCAGGTGCTGGCCAGCTACCAGCAGGCGCACCCCGGCATTGCGGTGGACATTGCCGATGTGCTATCTGAGCCCTGCATTGACCGCGTGGCCAACGGCACGGCCGACTTTGCTCTGGCGGCCATCCGCGCGGACACGCCTGCGCTGCAGGCCGAGCCGTTTTGCAGCGATGCCTTTTACTTAGTGTGCCCCGAGCGGCACCCGCTGGCGCGGCGCAGAAAGCCCCTGACGGTGGCCGACCTGGCGGGCTACCCCTTCATTCACCTGGCACGCAACAGCAGCGTGCGCCAGTACCTGGAGGCGGCCTTTCGCCCGCAGGCCATGCACACCCTGATGGAGGTGGAGCAGCTGGCCACCGTGACGGGCATGGTGCGCGCGGGCCTGGGCATCAGCGTGGTGCCCGCGCTCACGCTGTTTCACTTTCAGCAGCCGGGGGTGGTCACGCGCCCTTTGCCGTTGCCCGGGCTGCAGCGCCAGATTTACCTGGTGCGGCGGCGTGACCAAAGCCTGTCGGCCGCCGCGCAGTCGCTGTACGAATGGGTAGTGGCGCGCAAACCCCGGTTGGCTTGA
- a CDS encoding DUF3297 family protein, giving the protein MTEATTAPALPDHLSSDPRSPHHNAAVFEHDIGIRFNGKERFDVQEYCISEGWVKVPSGKTVDRKGQPVMIKLKGTVEAFYR; this is encoded by the coding sequence ATGACCGAAGCGACCACCGCCCCCGCCCTGCCCGACCACCTCTCGTCCGACCCGCGCAGCCCCCACCACAATGCCGCCGTGTTCGAACACGATATCGGCATCCGCTTCAATGGCAAAGAGCGTTTTGATGTGCAGGAATACTGCATCAGCGAAGGCTGGGTCAAAGTGCCTTCGGGCAAGACGGTGGACCGCAAGGGCCAGCCCGTGATGATCAAGCTCAAGGGCACGGTCGAAGCGTTTTACCGCTGA
- a CDS encoding ribonuclease HI family protein translates to MAQHPTLPVAQPAPPGLWVIHCDGSAIPNPGRMGLGATLLAPDGQQHSLSLTSSLVGCNNEAELRALIAALQHAHALGARAVAVYSDSTILIEQLQPPQQDKRAPAPIARLAEWFDNARAWLARFDSVQLQWIPRHRNSAADTLARAALGAPAKVAQHPSHKKKKR, encoded by the coding sequence ATGGCCCAGCACCCCACTTTGCCCGTGGCGCAGCCTGCGCCGCCGGGGCTCTGGGTCATCCACTGCGATGGCAGCGCCATCCCCAACCCTGGCCGCATGGGGCTGGGGGCCACCCTGCTGGCCCCCGATGGGCAGCAGCACAGCCTGTCGCTCACCAGCAGCCTGGTGGGCTGCAACAACGAGGCCGAGCTGCGCGCCCTGATCGCCGCGCTGCAACACGCCCATGCGCTGGGTGCACGGGCCGTGGCGGTGTACAGCGACAGCACCATCCTCATCGAACAATTGCAACCACCCCAACAGGACAAACGCGCCCCCGCGCCCATCGCCAGACTGGCCGAATGGTTTGACAACGCACGCGCCTGGCTGGCGCGCTTTGACAGCGTGCAGCTGCAGTGGATTCCCCGCCACCGCAACAGCGCCGCCGACACCCTGGCGCGCGCCGCCCTGGGTGCCCCCGCCAAGGTGGCGCAGCACCCGAGCCACAAGAAAAAGAAGCGCTGA
- a CDS encoding PhnD/SsuA/transferrin family substrate-binding protein — protein MRRDARWVVLLAGATAVLGTATAQNNNAAAQARAAAASPAPNFASSPREKLVVAMPKTYAKAETMLLWGDYFNHLARCGNLDLQNQQGESLERSSNIDLLGEKELIEGITSGKVQLAQVNPGLVPQLVAAGQPTPFAVPGNKASGKRNSYHLILIARVDSPFKEPKDLIGKKIAHSTPTSNSGNLAPRALFPAIGLVPDKNYEVVFSNGHERSVTGVMHGFYPAAAVASDLYQRMVLKGDVKGSSIRTLWESAPFMTETWTLGKTASPDVQNRVQKCSYAYSFSPKLRQLLPGNDTMLPINFERDFATVMEVYKKTQAALAEAKPAAAK, from the coding sequence ATGCGACGTGATGCACGCTGGGTGGTGCTTTTGGCAGGCGCAACTGCAGTGCTGGGCACCGCCACGGCACAGAACAACAACGCAGCAGCCCAGGCCCGCGCCGCTGCCGCCAGCCCGGCCCCCAACTTTGCCAGCAGCCCCCGCGAAAAGCTGGTGGTGGCCATGCCCAAGACCTATGCCAAGGCCGAGACCATGCTGCTGTGGGGCGACTACTTCAACCACCTGGCACGCTGCGGCAACCTGGACCTGCAAAACCAGCAAGGCGAGTCGCTGGAGCGCAGCTCCAACATCGACCTGCTGGGCGAAAAAGAGCTGATCGAAGGCATCACGTCGGGCAAGGTGCAACTGGCCCAGGTCAACCCCGGCCTGGTGCCGCAACTGGTGGCAGCAGGCCAGCCCACGCCCTTTGCCGTGCCGGGCAACAAGGCATCGGGCAAGCGCAACTCCTACCACCTGATCTTGATTGCGCGGGTGGACAGCCCCTTCAAAGAACCCAAGGACCTGATCGGCAAGAAGATTGCCCACTCCACGCCCACCTCTAACTCGGGCAACCTGGCGCCGCGCGCGCTGTTCCCCGCCATCGGGCTGGTGCCGGACAAGAACTACGAAGTGGTTTTCTCCAACGGACACGAGCGTTCGGTGACGGGTGTGATGCACGGTTTTTACCCCGCAGCCGCTGTGGCCAGCGACCTGTACCAGCGCATGGTGCTCAAGGGCGATGTGAAGGGATCGAGCATTCGCACGCTGTGGGAGAGCGCGCCCTTCATGACCGAGACCTGGACCCTGGGCAAGACCGCCTCGCCCGATGTGCAAAACCGCGTGCAGAAATGCTCGTACGCCTACAGCTTCTCGCCCAAGCTGCGCCAGTTGCTGCCAGGCAACGACACCATGCTGCCCATCAACTTCGAGCGTGACTTTGCCACGGTGATGGAGGTCTACAAAAAGACCCAGGCGGCCCTGGCAGAAGCCAAGCCTGCGGCAGCCAAGTAA